GGATGGAATGCATGACATTCCCTCCATTTGAGACCGGTCCGGCGGACGGCACGCACGACGGCGGCGGACGCCGCCACGGTGAGTACAAGGTTCCCGGCGGCAAGCTGGTGGTGGTGGATTTCGACGTCGTCGGCGGCCACTTCGCCCACGTTTCCGTCAGCGGTGATTTCTTCCTCGAACCCGATGAGGCGCTGCTGGACATCAACCGGGCGCTCACCGGCCTCCCGGAGGATACGGCCGCTGCCGAGATTTCAGCGGCCGTAACCGAAGCCCTGACCGAAGACGCCGTCCTCTTCGGGTTCTCCGCTGACGCCGTCGCCACCGCCGTCCGGAGGGCGCTGGCCAAAGCGACCGGCTGGGGCGACCACCACTGGAACGTCATAGCGCCATCGGTGCTGCCGACCCATGTCAACGTCGCGCTGGACGAGGTCCTCACTGAAGAGGTGGGGGCGGGCCGCCGCAATCCGACGCTCCGGTTCTGGGACTGGAAGGAACCGTCCGTGGTGATCGGAAGCTTCCAGTCGGTCCGCAACGAGATCCATCCTGACGGCGTGGCACGCCACGGCATCACTGTTGTCCGCCGGATCAGCGGCGGGGGAGCGATGTTCATGGAGGCGGGAAACTGTATCACCTATTCCCTCTACCTGCCCCAGACACTGGTGGACGGCAT
This genomic window from Arthrobacter sp. 24S4-2 contains:
- a CDS encoding biotin/lipoate A/B protein ligase family protein, giving the protein MTFPPFETGPADGTHDGGGRRHGEYKVPGGKLVVVDFDVVGGHFAHVSVSGDFFLEPDEALLDINRALTGLPEDTAAAEISAAVTEALTEDAVLFGFSADAVATAVRRALAKATGWGDHHWNVIAPSVLPTHVNVALDEVLTEEVGAGRRNPTLRFWDWKEPSVVIGSFQSVRNEIHPDGVARHGITVVRRISGGGAMFMEAGNCITYSLYLPQTLVDGISFADSYAFLDAWVMAALKKLGIAAFYVPLNDIATEQGKIGGAAQKRLANGGMLHHVTMSYDIDADKMVEVLRIGKEKLSDKGTTSAKKRVDPLRRQTGLARAEIVDAMMEVFSGRYGATPSVITEAELAAAQDRVAAKFGTGEWLHRVP